One genomic segment of Pseudomonas sp. RU47 includes these proteins:
- a CDS encoding hybrid sensor histidine kinase/response regulator, which produces MSLSTGLIAAVALAYMAIMFAIAFYGDRRSAPLPPRMRAWVYSLSLAVYCTSWTFFGAVGQAAEQLWSFLPIYLGPILLLVGAPWVLQKMVMISKQENITSIADFIAARYGKSQSLAVVVALICLVGVLPYIALQLKGIVLGVNLLIGAGADAMGTRAQDTALIVSLVLALFTIVFGTRNLDATEHHRGMVLAIAFESLVKLFAFLAVGAFVTYGLYDGFEDLFNQAMLAPRLEEYWKETINWPSMVVQTGVAMMAIICLPRQFHVTVVENIDPQDLRLAKWVFPAYLALAALFVVPIALAGQMMLPSDVLPDSFVISLPLAQAHPALAMLAFIGGASAATGMVIVASVALSTMVSNDMLLPWLLRRNNAERPFEVFRQWMLSVRRVSIVVILLLAYVSYRLLGSTASLATIGQIAFAAVTQLAPAMLGALYWKQANRRGVFAGLAAGTFLWFYTLILPIAAHSLGWSLNSFPGLAWLHSNPLNLPITPLTQGVVLSLAGNFTLFAWVSVLSRTRVSEHWQAGRFIGQEISARPSARSMLAVQIDDLLQLAARFVGEERARQSFIRFAYRQGKGFNPNQNADGEWIAHTERLLAGVLGASSTRAVVKAAIEGREMQLEDVVRIADEASEVLQFNRALLQGAIENITQGISVVDQSLKLVAWNRRYLELFNYPDGLISVGRPIADIIRYNAERGLCGPGEAEVHVARRLHWMRQGRAHTSERLFPNGRVIELIGNPMPGGGFVMSFTDITAFREAEQALTEANEGLEQRVSERTQELSQLNVALTEAKGTAEAANQSKTRFLAAVSHDLMQPLNAARLFSAALSHQDDGLSSEAQKLVQHLDSSLRSAEDLISDLLDISRLENGKINPDRKPFAVNELFDILGAEFKALAQEQGLTFRVRGSHLRIDSDIKLLRRILQNFLTNAFRYAKGPVLLGVRRRGGELCLEVWDRGPGIPEDKQQVIFEEFKRLDSHQTRAEKGLGLGLAIADGLCRVLGHTLRVRSWPGRGSVFSVSVPLARSQAVPASAAVELNGKLLSGAQVLCIDNEDSILIGMNSLLSRWGCQVWTARNREECAALLSEGVRPQLALVDYHLDHGDTGTELMAWLRTTLGEPVPGVVISADGRPEMVAQVHAAGLDYLPKPVKPAALRALLSRYLPL; this is translated from the coding sequence ATGTCGTTGTCCACCGGGCTGATCGCCGCCGTCGCCCTGGCCTATATGGCCATCATGTTCGCCATCGCCTTCTACGGCGACCGACGCAGCGCGCCATTGCCGCCGCGTATGCGTGCCTGGGTGTACAGCCTGTCGCTGGCGGTTTACTGCACCAGCTGGACGTTCTTCGGTGCGGTCGGCCAGGCAGCCGAACAACTGTGGTCATTCCTGCCGATTTACCTCGGACCGATCCTGCTGTTGGTGGGCGCGCCGTGGGTCCTGCAGAAAATGGTGATGATCAGCAAACAGGAGAACATCACCTCGATCGCTGACTTTATCGCTGCGCGTTACGGCAAATCACAATCGCTGGCGGTGGTCGTTGCGCTGATCTGTCTGGTCGGCGTCCTCCCCTACATTGCCCTGCAACTCAAAGGTATCGTCCTCGGCGTGAACCTGTTGATCGGCGCCGGGGCAGACGCCATGGGCACCCGCGCCCAGGACACCGCGCTGATCGTGTCGCTGGTGCTGGCGCTGTTCACCATCGTTTTCGGTACGCGCAACCTCGACGCCACCGAGCACCACCGCGGCATGGTCCTGGCGATTGCCTTTGAGTCGCTGGTCAAACTGTTCGCCTTTCTCGCCGTCGGCGCCTTCGTCACGTATGGGCTGTATGACGGTTTCGAAGACCTGTTCAACCAGGCCATGCTCGCCCCGCGACTTGAGGAATACTGGAAAGAAACCATCAACTGGCCGTCGATGGTGGTGCAGACCGGCGTGGCGATGATGGCGATCATCTGCCTGCCCCGGCAATTTCACGTCACCGTGGTGGAGAACATCGATCCGCAGGATCTGCGTCTGGCCAAATGGGTGTTTCCGGCCTACCTCGCACTGGCTGCTTTGTTTGTAGTCCCGATCGCTTTAGCCGGTCAGATGATGTTGCCCAGCGACGTACTGCCAGACTCCTTCGTGATCAGCCTGCCCTTGGCGCAGGCGCATCCGGCACTCGCGATGCTGGCGTTTATCGGCGGCGCGTCGGCGGCCACGGGCATGGTGATTGTCGCCAGCGTGGCACTATCGACCATGGTCTCCAACGACATGCTGTTGCCGTGGTTGCTGCGCCGCAATAACGCCGAGCGCCCATTCGAAGTGTTCCGTCAGTGGATGCTCTCGGTGCGCCGGGTGAGCATCGTGGTGATTCTGTTGCTGGCGTACGTCAGCTATCGCTTGCTCGGTTCAACGGCGAGCCTGGCGACCATCGGCCAGATCGCTTTTGCAGCCGTCACGCAACTGGCACCCGCCATGCTCGGTGCCTTGTATTGGAAGCAGGCCAACCGCCGTGGCGTTTTTGCAGGTTTGGCCGCCGGCACTTTCCTGTGGTTTTACACACTGATTCTGCCGATCGCCGCGCACAGTCTCGGCTGGTCATTGAACAGTTTTCCGGGGCTGGCGTGGCTGCACAGCAATCCGCTGAATTTGCCGATCACCCCATTGACCCAAGGCGTGGTGCTGTCGCTGGCCGGCAACTTCACTTTGTTCGCCTGGGTCTCGGTGCTGTCGCGTACGCGCGTCTCGGAGCACTGGCAGGCCGGGCGTTTCATCGGTCAGGAAATCAGCGCCCGCCCGAGTGCTCGCTCGATGCTGGCGGTGCAGATCGACGATTTGCTGCAATTGGCCGCGCGCTTTGTTGGTGAAGAACGTGCGCGCCAGAGCTTTATTCGCTTCGCCTATCGTCAAGGCAAAGGCTTCAACCCGAACCAGAATGCCGACGGCGAATGGATTGCTCATACCGAGCGTTTGCTGGCCGGTGTTCTCGGCGCTTCTTCGACGCGCGCTGTAGTAAAAGCCGCCATCGAAGGTCGGGAAATGCAACTGGAGGACGTAGTCCGCATCGCCGACGAAGCTTCTGAAGTGCTGCAGTTCAACCGCGCGCTGTTGCAAGGCGCGATCGAAAACATCACCCAAGGTATCAGCGTGGTCGACCAGTCGCTGAAACTGGTGGCGTGGAACCGCCGCTATCTGGAACTGTTCAACTACCCGGACGGTTTGATCAGCGTCGGCCGACCGATTGCCGACATTATTCGCTACAACGCCGAACGTGGTCTGTGCGGCCCCGGTGAAGCCGAAGTGCACGTTGCCCGCCGTTTGCACTGGATGCGCCAGGGCCGCGCCCACACGTCTGAGCGGCTGTTCCCCAACGGCCGGGTGATCGAGCTGATCGGTAACCCGATGCCCGGTGGCGGTTTCGTTATGAGCTTCACTGATATCACCGCGTTCCGCGAAGCCGAACAAGCGCTGACCGAGGCCAACGAAGGGCTGGAGCAACGGGTCAGCGAGCGCACTCAGGAACTGTCGCAACTCAACGTCGCGTTGACCGAAGCCAAGGGCACCGCCGAAGCCGCCAACCAGTCGAAAACCCGCTTCCTCGCGGCGGTCAGCCACGACTTGATGCAGCCGCTGAACGCCGCCCGACTGTTCTCCGCCGCCCTCTCCCATCAGGACGACGGTTTGAGCAGCGAGGCGCAGAAACTGGTGCAGCACCTCGACAGCTCTTTACGTTCGGCCGAGGATTTGATCAGTGATCTGCTGGATATTTCCCGACTGGAAAACGGCAAGATCAACCCGGATCGCAAGCCGTTTGCGGTCAATGAGCTGTTCGACATTCTCGGCGCCGAGTTCAAGGCATTGGCGCAGGAACAGGGTTTGACCTTTCGAGTGCGCGGTAGTCATTTGCGCATCGACAGCGACATCAAATTGCTGCGACGCATTTTGCAGAACTTCCTCACCAACGCATTCCGTTATGCCAAAGGCCCGGTGTTGCTGGGCGTGCGCCGACGTGGCGGCGAACTGTGTCTGGAAGTGTGGGATCGCGGGCCGGGGATCCCGGAAGATAAACAGCAAGTGATTTTCGAAGAGTTCAAACGCCTCGACAGTCATCAGACCCGCGCTGAAAAAGGCCTCGGCCTGGGTTTGGCAATTGCCGATGGTTTGTGCCGGGTGCTCGGGCATACCTTGCGTGTGCGCTCGTGGCCGGGGCGCGGCAGTGTGTTCAGTGTCAGCGTGCCGCTGGCCCGCTCACAAGCCGTGCCGGCCAGCGCCGCCGTCGAATTGAATGGCAAGTTGCTGAGCGGCGCGCAGGTGCTGTGCATCGACAATGAAGACAGCATTCTGATCGGCATGAACAGCCTGCTGAGCCGCTGGGGCTGCCAAGTGTGGACGGCGCGCAATCGTGAGGAATGTGCGGCACTGTTGAGTGAAGGCGTACGACCGCAACTGGCGCTGGTCGACTATCACCTCGACCACGGTGATACCGGCACCGAGCTGATGGCGTGGTTGCGCACCACGTTGGGCGAGCCGGTGCCAGGAGTGGTGATCAGTGCTGACGGGCGACCGGAGATGGTTGCGCAGGTGCATGCGGCGGGGCTGGATTATCTGCCGAAACCGGTGAAACCGGCGGCGTTGCGGGCGTTGTTGAGTCGGTACTTGCCGCTATAG
- the rmuC gene encoding DNA recombination protein RmuC: MLEERLAMAQLAQDGLNAQLDASRDEIADLGQANAAKQADLAALRREVELLQIERDDARDASHAWNLERANKEAELRRLDAQAASLNAELREQQESHQQRLSDLQGSRDELRAQFAELAGKIFDEREQRFAETSQQRLGQLLDPLKERIQSFEKRVEESYQAEARERFSLAKELERLQALNLRLSDEATNLTRALKGQKTQGNWGELILERVLEHAGLEKGREYQTQVNLKGPDGERFQPDVIIYLPGDKQVVVDSKVSLTAYQQYVAADDDTLGQIAIKQHVLSLRNHVKGLAGKDYKRLEGLHSLDFVLLFVPIEAAFSAALQAEPSLFQEAFDRNIVIVSPTTLLATLRVIDSLWKQERQSQNAREIAERAGWLYDKFVLFIQDLDEVGNRLQQLDKAYSSARNKLTEGRGNLVSRSEQLKLLGARASKSLPADLLERAMTDVDGLVELPE; this comes from the coding sequence TTGCTCGAAGAACGGCTGGCCATGGCGCAACTGGCGCAGGACGGACTCAACGCGCAGCTCGACGCCAGCCGTGATGAAATCGCCGATCTTGGCCAGGCCAACGCCGCCAAACAGGCTGACCTGGCGGCCCTGCGCCGGGAAGTCGAACTGTTGCAGATCGAGCGCGACGACGCCCGCGATGCCTCCCACGCCTGGAACCTCGAACGCGCGAACAAGGAAGCCGAGCTGCGCCGTCTGGACGCCCAGGCCGCTTCGCTGAACGCCGAGCTGCGTGAGCAGCAGGAAAGCCACCAGCAACGCCTCAGCGACCTGCAAGGTTCGCGCGATGAACTGCGTGCGCAGTTTGCCGAACTGGCCGGCAAGATCTTCGATGAGCGTGAACAGCGCTTTGCCGAGACCAGTCAGCAACGGCTCGGCCAGTTGCTGGATCCGCTCAAGGAACGCATTCAGTCCTTCGAAAAACGTGTGGAAGAAAGTTATCAGGCCGAGGCCCGCGAGCGCTTCTCGCTGGCCAAGGAACTGGAGCGCTTGCAGGCACTCAATCTGCGTCTGAGCGACGAAGCCACCAACCTGACCCGTGCCCTCAAAGGCCAGAAAACCCAAGGCAACTGGGGTGAGCTGATTCTCGAACGGGTGCTTGAACACGCCGGCCTGGAGAAGGGCCGCGAGTATCAGACCCAGGTCAACCTCAAAGGCCCGGATGGCGAGCGCTTCCAGCCTGACGTGATCATCTATCTGCCGGGCGACAAGCAAGTGGTGGTGGATTCCAAGGTGAGTCTCACCGCCTATCAGCAATACGTGGCTGCCGACGACGACACCCTCGGGCAGATCGCGATCAAGCAGCACGTCCTGTCGTTGCGCAATCACGTCAAAGGTCTGGCCGGCAAGGACTACAAACGTCTGGAAGGCCTGCACAGCCTCGATTTCGTTTTGCTGTTCGTGCCGATCGAAGCGGCGTTTTCGGCGGCGTTGCAGGCGGAGCCATCGCTGTTTCAGGAAGCCTTCGACCGCAACATCGTCATCGTCAGCCCGACCACCTTGCTGGCGACTCTGCGGGTGATCGACAGTCTGTGGAAGCAGGAGCGTCAGAGCCAGAACGCCCGGGAAATCGCCGAGCGCGCCGGGTGGCTGTACGACAAGTTCGTGCTGTTTATTCAGGATCTGGACGAGGTTGGCAATCGTCTGCAACAGCTGGATAAAGCCTACAGTTCAGCGCGCAACAAGCTCACCGAGGGGCGCGGCAATCTGGTCAGTCGCAGTGAACAGCTGAAATTGCTCGGCGCGCGGGCGAGCAAAAGCTTGCCGGCAGATTTGCTGGAGCGGGCGATGACCGATGTCGATGGTCTTGTCGAACTCCCTGAATAA
- a CDS encoding TetR/AcrR family transcriptional regulator produces MAIKEGLRPGGRSARVQDAIHSAVRALLQEQERSTVTVPQIAARAGVTPSTIYRRWGDLSALLADVALARMRPDSEPAQTGSLRSDIRAWAEQYLDEMSSEPGRNMMRDVQASATPGYCVTIIGAQLQTIIERHPDEAAPSVDRLINLVVAPVVFRILFSAAALEVEELHYLIDIALRLD; encoded by the coding sequence ATGGCTATTAAAGAAGGTTTACGCCCCGGCGGCCGCAGTGCCCGGGTGCAAGATGCAATTCATTCGGCAGTCCGCGCGCTTCTGCAAGAACAGGAGCGTTCGACCGTGACCGTCCCGCAAATCGCCGCACGTGCGGGGGTTACGCCATCGACGATTTACCGGCGTTGGGGTGATCTGTCCGCGTTGCTAGCAGACGTCGCCCTCGCCCGCATGCGCCCGGACAGCGAACCGGCGCAAACCGGCAGCTTGCGCAGCGATATTCGTGCGTGGGCCGAGCAGTATCTCGATGAGATGAGTTCGGAGCCTGGGCGCAACATGATGCGCGACGTGCAGGCGAGCGCTACGCCGGGTTATTGCGTGACGATCATTGGCGCGCAATTGCAGACAATCATTGAGCGGCACCCGGATGAGGCGGCGCCGAGTGTTGATCGGTTGATCAATCTGGTGGTGGCGCCGGTGGTGTTCCGGATCCTGTTTTCGGCGGCGGCGCTTGAAGTGGAAGAATTGCATTATCTGATCGATATCGCGCTGCGGCTGGACTGA
- a CDS encoding MFS transporter — protein MTSLASNRSSLWFLAITLLSFLAASTAPTPLYHLYQDQLQFSAAVLTLIFGVYALSLLAALLTVGSLSDHLGRKPVIFTAVLLNALAMLLFIYADSVAWLISARVLQGFATGMATAVLSATLLDTDRQQGPLINSVAPLLGMALGGMGCGLLAEFAPAPLQLTYWLLLALFVLQGVYVWRLPESVTPQAGAWASLRPTLQVPVQARSTLWRVLPLNTATWALGGFYASLAPSLVRTATGSTSNLIGGATVAALTVTGALMIFTLRNRPATRALQLGASLLPIGLVLILLGVHSASLSLFFLGTLVAGCGFGSGFLGAVRSLVPLALPHERAGLMAAYYVLSYLAFCLPALLAGRLSRNYGLLATTDGYGAVLIVLAVGALLLSLRPVAAKACSAP, from the coding sequence ATGACCAGCCTTGCTTCCAATCGATCCAGCCTGTGGTTTCTGGCGATCACCTTACTCAGTTTTCTCGCCGCCTCCACCGCGCCGACGCCGTTGTATCACCTGTATCAGGATCAACTGCAATTCTCGGCTGCGGTGCTGACGCTGATCTTCGGCGTTTATGCGCTCAGTCTGTTGGCGGCCTTATTAACCGTCGGCTCGCTGTCCGATCACCTTGGACGCAAACCGGTGATCTTCACCGCCGTTTTGCTCAACGCCTTGGCGATGCTGCTGTTTATCTACGCCGACAGCGTCGCATGGCTGATCAGCGCGCGAGTCCTGCAAGGGTTTGCCACCGGCATGGCCACCGCTGTTTTAAGCGCGACATTGCTCGACACCGATCGTCAGCAAGGGCCGCTGATCAACAGTGTTGCACCGTTGCTCGGTATGGCATTGGGCGGTATGGGCTGCGGTTTGCTGGCCGAGTTTGCGCCGGCGCCGTTGCAACTGACCTATTGGCTGCTGCTCGCACTGTTCGTCTTGCAGGGCGTGTATGTGTGGCGCTTGCCGGAAAGCGTCACCCCGCAAGCCGGGGCGTGGGCTTCGTTGCGCCCGACCTTGCAAGTGCCGGTGCAGGCGCGCTCGACGTTGTGGCGCGTGTTGCCATTGAACACCGCGACCTGGGCGCTCGGTGGTTTCTATGCGTCGCTGGCACCTTCGCTGGTGCGCACCGCCACCGGTTCGACTTCCAATCTGATCGGCGGCGCAACCGTGGCAGCCCTGACGGTGACCGGAGCATTGATGATTTTCACGCTGCGCAATCGTCCCGCGACAAGGGCGTTGCAGCTGGGCGCGAGCCTGTTGCCGATCGGCCTGGTGTTGATTCTGCTGGGTGTACACAGCGCCAGTCTGTCGCTGTTTTTCCTCGGTACGCTGGTGGCCGGTTGCGGCTTCGGTTCGGGATTTCTCGGCGCCGTGCGCAGTTTGGTACCGCTGGCTTTGCCCCATGAACGAGCAGGATTGATGGCAGCCTATTACGTGCTCAGTTATCTGGCGTTCTGCCTGCCGGCGTTGCTCGCCGGGCGCTTGTCGCGCAATTACGGTTTGCTGGCGACCACCGATGGTTACGGTGCGGTGTTGATTGTGCTGGCCGTCGGCGCACTGTTGCTCAGCCTGCGTCCCGTGGCAGCCAAGGCGTGCAGCGCTCCATAA
- the sugE gene encoding quaternary ammonium compound efflux SMR transporter SugE, with protein sequence MSWIILFFAGLFEVGWAVGLKYTDGFTRPLPTVLTIAAMAISLGLLGLAMKELPLGTAYAIWTGVGAVGTVIAGIILFGESMALIRLASVALIITGLIGLKVSA encoded by the coding sequence ATGTCCTGGATCATTCTGTTTTTCGCCGGCCTGTTCGAAGTCGGCTGGGCCGTCGGCCTGAAATACACCGACGGCTTCACCCGCCCACTCCCCACCGTTCTGACCATCGCGGCCATGGCCATCAGCCTGGGCCTGCTGGGCCTTGCGATGAAGGAATTACCGCTGGGCACGGCCTATGCGATCTGGACCGGTGTTGGTGCCGTGGGTACGGTGATTGCCGGGATTATCCTGTTTGGCGAATCAATGGCGTTGATTCGCCTGGCCAGTGTGGCGTTGATCATTACCGGGTTGATTGGCCTTAAGGTCAGCGCTTAG
- a CDS encoding MFS transporter, with protein sequence MSHPSQFNLLRTRRFLPFFITQSLGAFNDNVFKQSLILAILYRLTIEGDRSIWVNLCALLFILPFFLFSALAGQFGEKFAKDALIRLIKLAEIAIMAVGSVGFLFDHLSLMLVALFAMGTHSALFGPVKYSILPQALREDELVGGNGLVEMGTFLAILAGTIGAGVIMSSSHYAPLVSCAIVGIAVLGYLASRSIPRAAASSPEMRLNWNIFSQSWATLKLGLGQTPAVSRSIVGNSWFWFVGAIYLTQIPAYAKEWMHGDETVVTLILTVFSVGIALGSMLCEKLSGRKVEIGLVPFGSFGLTVFGLLLWWHSGGIPDSVTGHSWIEVLGFVHTWAVLVDILGLGIFGGFYIVPLYALIQSRTAENERARVIAANNILNALFMVVSAIVSIVLLSVAKLSIPQLFLVVSLLNIGVNAYIFKIVPEFSMRFMIWLLSHSMYRVEHRNLEAIPDEGAALLVCNHVSFVDALLIGGAVRRPIRFVMYYKIYNLPVLNFIFRTAGTIPIAGRNEDIQIYEKAFTRIAQYLKDGELVCIFPEGKLTADGEMNEFRGGLTRILEETPVPVIPLALQGLWGSFFSRDPNKGVFRRLWSRVTLVAGAPVGVDAAEPAKLQGLVGELRGAVR encoded by the coding sequence ATGAGTCACCCCTCACAGTTCAACCTGCTGCGCACCCGGCGCTTCTTGCCGTTCTTCATCACGCAGTCGCTCGGCGCCTTCAACGACAACGTGTTCAAGCAGTCACTGATCCTCGCCATTCTCTATCGGCTGACCATCGAGGGTGACCGTTCGATCTGGGTCAACCTGTGTGCGCTGCTGTTTATCCTGCCATTTTTTCTGTTCTCGGCCCTGGCCGGGCAGTTCGGCGAAAAGTTCGCCAAAGACGCGCTGATCCGTCTGATCAAGCTCGCGGAAATCGCGATCATGGCCGTGGGATCGGTCGGTTTCCTCTTCGATCACTTGTCGCTGATGCTGGTGGCGCTGTTCGCCATGGGCACGCACTCGGCGCTGTTCGGGCCGGTGAAGTACTCGATCCTGCCGCAGGCGCTGCGCGAGGATGAACTGGTTGGCGGCAACGGCCTGGTGGAAATGGGCACGTTTCTGGCAATTCTCGCCGGGACGATTGGTGCCGGGGTCATCATGTCTTCGAGTCACTATGCGCCGTTGGTGTCCTGCGCAATCGTCGGGATTGCCGTGCTGGGCTATCTGGCCAGCCGCAGCATTCCCCGTGCAGCGGCGTCCTCCCCGGAAATGCGCCTGAACTGGAACATCTTCAGCCAGTCGTGGGCGACGTTGAAACTCGGTCTGGGCCAGACTCCGGCGGTGTCACGCTCGATTGTCGGCAATTCGTGGTTCTGGTTTGTCGGGGCGATTTATCTGACGCAGATTCCGGCTTACGCCAAGGAATGGATGCACGGCGATGAAACTGTTGTAACGCTGATTCTCACCGTGTTCTCGGTCGGTATCGCGCTGGGTTCGATGCTTTGCGAGAAGCTGTCCGGGCGCAAGGTCGAGATCGGTCTGGTGCCGTTCGGCTCATTTGGTCTGACTGTGTTCGGCCTGCTGCTGTGGTGGCACTCCGGCGGAATTCCCGACAGTGTCACTGGCCACAGCTGGATCGAGGTGCTGGGCTTCGTGCACACCTGGGCGGTGTTGGTCGATATTCTTGGCCTCGGCATCTTCGGTGGTTTCTACATCGTGCCGCTGTATGCCTTGATCCAGTCACGTACCGCCGAGAACGAGCGGGCGCGGGTGATTGCCGCCAACAACATTCTCAACGCGTTGTTTATGGTGGTATCAGCCATCGTCTCGATCGTGCTGCTGAGCGTGGCCAAGCTGTCGATCCCGCAGTTGTTCCTCGTGGTGTCGCTGCTGAACATCGGCGTCAACGCCTACATCTTCAAGATCGTCCCCGAGTTCAGCATGCGCTTCATGATCTGGCTACTCAGCCATTCCATGTACCGCGTCGAGCACCGCAACCTTGAAGCGATTCCCGATGAAGGCGCGGCATTGCTGGTGTGCAACCACGTGTCGTTCGTCGACGCCTTGCTGATTGGCGGCGCGGTGCGTCGGCCGATTCGCTTTGTCATGTACTACAAGATCTACAACTTGCCGGTGTTGAACTTTATCTTCCGCACGGCGGGGACGATTCCGATTGCCGGACGTAATGAAGACATCCAGATTTACGAAAAGGCCTTCACGCGCATTGCTCAATATCTGAAGGATGGTGAGCTGGTGTGCATCTTCCCGGAAGGCAAGCTGACGGCGGATGGCGAGATGAACGAATTCCGGGGCGGGCTGACGCGGATTCTTGAGGAGACGCCGGTGCCGGTGATTCCGTTGGCGTTGCAGGGGTTGTGGGGGAGTTTCTTCAGTCGCGATCCGAATAAAGGTGTATTTCGGCGGTTGTGGTCGCGGGTGACGTTGGTGGCGGGAGCGCCGGTGGGCGTTGATGCGGCTGAGCCGGCGAAGTTGCAGGGGTTGGTGGGGGAGTTGCGCGGGGCAGTCAGGTAG
- a CDS encoding cupin domain-containing protein, which translates to MKIIRSKTFTAERAWGALEIANMNGITTRLHWTDQPYKWHINDGEEVFVVLDGQVVMHYRELGEEKQVQLDVGDIFYASVGTEHVAHPQGAARILVIESEGTV; encoded by the coding sequence ATGAAGATTATTCGCAGCAAGACCTTCACTGCCGAGCGCGCTTGGGGCGCGCTGGAGATTGCCAACATGAACGGCATCACCACGCGCCTGCACTGGACCGATCAGCCGTACAAATGGCACATCAACGACGGCGAGGAAGTGTTTGTGGTGCTCGATGGCCAAGTGGTCATGCACTACCGCGAGCTGGGCGAAGAAAAACAGGTGCAGCTCGACGTTGGTGACATCTTCTACGCGAGCGTCGGCACCGAGCACGTCGCCCATCCGCAGGGCGCAGCGCGGATTCTGGTGATCGAGAGCGAAGGCACCGTTTAA
- a CDS encoding TDT family transporter, producing the protein MICPNSAKPGIKPFRQLQHPREVIRQFTPNWFAATMGTGVLALALAQLPLAIPGLHAIAEGLWLFNILLFSLFTAAYAARWILFFDEARRIFGHSTVSMFFGTIPMGLATIINGFLLFGLSRWGDGVIHLAEVLWWIDVAMSLACGVLIPYMMFTRQEHSIDQMTAVWLLPVVAAEVAAASGGLLAPHLTDAHSQLVVLTTSYVLWAFSLPVAFSILTILLLRMALHKLPHENMAASSWLALGPIGTGALGMLLLGGDAPAIFAANGLPGIGEIASGLGLIAGITLWGFGLWWMLMALLITVRYLRDGIPFNLGWWGFTFPLGVYSLATLKLASTLNLTFFSVVGTLLVMLLTVMWLIVGKRTVQGAWRGELFVSPCIAGLKRFEEIT; encoded by the coding sequence ATGATTTGCCCCAATAGCGCCAAACCCGGCATCAAGCCGTTCCGCCAGCTTCAGCATCCGCGCGAAGTGATCCGCCAGTTCACCCCGAACTGGTTCGCTGCCACCATGGGCACCGGTGTGCTGGCGTTGGCGCTGGCGCAATTGCCTTTGGCCATTCCAGGGCTGCACGCCATCGCCGAAGGTTTGTGGTTGTTCAACATTCTGTTGTTCAGCCTGTTTACCGCTGCTTATGCCGCGCGCTGGATCTTGTTCTTTGATGAAGCGCGGCGGATCTTCGGTCACTCCACGGTATCGATGTTCTTCGGCACGATTCCGATGGGCCTGGCGACGATCATCAACGGCTTTCTGTTGTTTGGTCTGTCGCGTTGGGGCGACGGTGTGATTCATCTCGCCGAAGTGCTGTGGTGGATCGATGTGGCCATGTCGCTGGCTTGCGGCGTGTTGATTCCGTACATGATGTTTACCCGTCAGGAACACAGCATCGACCAGATGACTGCGGTTTGGCTGCTGCCGGTTGTGGCGGCAGAAGTAGCGGCGGCCAGCGGTGGTCTGCTTGCGCCGCATCTCACCGATGCTCACTCGCAACTGGTGGTACTGACAACGAGCTACGTGCTCTGGGCCTTTTCCCTACCGGTAGCGTTCAGCATTCTGACGATCCTGCTGCTGCGCATGGCCCTGCACAAACTGCCCCACGAAAACATGGCTGCCTCGAGCTGGCTGGCCCTCGGCCCGATCGGCACCGGTGCGCTGGGCATGTTGCTGCTGGGCGGTGATGCGCCAGCGATCTTCGCGGCAAACGGTCTACCGGGCATCGGCGAAATCGCTTCGGGTCTTGGACTTATTGCAGGGATTACGCTGTGGGGCTTTGGTCTGTGGTGGATGCTGATGGCGTTGCTGATCACCGTGCGGTATTTGCGTGACGGCATCCCGTTCAACCTTGGCTGGTGGGGATTTACCTTTCCGTTGGGTGTGTATTCGCTGGCAACCCTGAAACTGGCGAGCACCTTGAACCTGACGTTTTTCAGCGTAGTCGGCACGCTGTTGGTGATGTTGCTGACGGTGATGTGGCTGATCGTCGGTAAACGCACGGTGCAAGGCGCCTGGCGTGGCGAGCTGTTTGTCTCGCCGTGTATCGCAGGTTTGAAGAGGTTTGAAGAAATAACCTGA
- a CDS encoding sel1 repeat family protein, translating into MKFRSVSDSVTSQPPPVTPPKRFTVRVAEWLLDSPRLSDSHNAKHLAGRLLKQPAREGVVAAQSRLGQLMCRECGNARDRRIGQDLLRQAARAGDRRAQQELGLLED; encoded by the coding sequence ATGAAGTTTCGCTCAGTATCAGACTCTGTTACCTCACAACCTCCTCCTGTTACCCCGCCCAAGCGATTTACTGTTCGCGTCGCCGAGTGGTTGCTCGACAGCCCGCGCCTGAGCGACAGTCATAATGCCAAGCACCTTGCTGGCCGCCTCCTCAAGCAACCGGCACGAGAAGGTGTGGTGGCTGCGCAAAGCCGTCTTGGGCAGTTGATGTGCCGTGAGTGTGGCAACGCACGGGATCGTCGCATCGGTCAGGATCTGCTGCGTCAGGCCGCCCGCGCCGGCGACCGTCGCGCGCAACAGGAACTCGGTCTGCTCGAAGACTGA